A genomic window from Deltaproteobacteria bacterium includes:
- a CDS encoding carboxymuconolactone decarboxylase family protein, producing the protein MDINTAVCRKQGIPEDKLEALERYAEHPGFTERERAAIAWAEMVTISPNDISEAQFAELRRHFTDREIVELTAQAAFENFRARWNRSLRVEADGLATKRPKAP; encoded by the coding sequence ATGGACATCAACACTGCCGTGTGCAGGAAACAGGGCATCCCGGAGGACAAGCTCGAGGCGCTCGAGCGGTACGCGGAGCACCCGGGCTTCACGGAGCGCGAGCGCGCGGCGATCGCCTGGGCCGAGATGGTGACCATCTCGCCGAACGACATCAGCGAGGCGCAGTTCGCCGAGCTCCGCCGGCACTTCACCGACCGCGAGATCGTCGAGCTGACGGCGCAGGCGGCGTTCGAGAACTTCCGCGCCCGCTGGAACCGCTCGCTGCGCGTCGAGGCCGACGGCCTGGCGACGAAGCGGCCCAAAG